One genomic window of Cannabis sativa cultivar Pink pepper isolate KNU-18-1 chromosome 2, ASM2916894v1, whole genome shotgun sequence includes the following:
- the LOC133034206 gene encoding uncharacterized protein LOC133034206 — MAKYLEKVWKNVEKFDYFKIEQTPREQNSNADALAKLALQNELDALNLVLVEVLDEQSICEKEEVEMIDSSPTWMTPIVNYFLNGQLPKDKNEAQKLLYTILCYTIVEGKLYR, encoded by the coding sequence ATGGCAAAATACTTGGAGAAGGTTTGGAAGAACGTAGagaagtttgattattttaaaatcgAACAAACTCCAAGAGAACAAAACTCTAATGCTGACGCCTTGGCAAAACTGGCCTTGCAGAACGAACTTGATGCATTGAATTTGGTACTAGTGGAAGTGTTAGACGAACAAAGTATATGTGAAAAGGAAGAAGTTGAAATGATTGACAGCTCGCCTACATGGATGACACCCATAGTTAACTATTTTCTCAATGGACAACTTCCAAAAGACAAAAACGAGGCACAAAAACTTTTATATACAATACTTTGCTACACCATAGTAGAAGGAAAATTGTATAGGTGA